The Toxorhynchites rutilus septentrionalis strain SRP chromosome 3, ASM2978413v1, whole genome shotgun sequence genome includes a region encoding these proteins:
- the LOC129775145 gene encoding nipped-B protein isoform X1: MGDRDIPSVPITTLAGLTSLSDMLSELPISDSLSTVSTALNRSLLFHPRVAEEANNLLATRDDSLIGQLVNAIEQTNSDHIELKDQYAQQSPSKQLHEGPLLLQAIHSSRPDVFNQPQTLQQQLVAQQQQQQQQKIISASQTQVYNFPSEHYSSIQTHQQHLQQQQIYTNQLLQQVQQQPRQQQHFVLSQSPITIHHSNHPPVVIQQHLPSQHQPQTTVQFAHLSQPVAATNLPYQQQTPTPPPQKVIIRQVINLQNIPYSTPSENNQLQTQHQQIFQQTQQHNQNVIVAHQSVIQNQQSQFHNQLSPQSQPPQLQKAVDPHRTVIQQPHQASAAGSSSNVLPGSAAAAPQAVSHPPQLSNHVAQQPQQQVHNQPVSQQQLHQNVINKSNNNLHSSASATPAGGQRLANNVQQQNLGGIVVKQQSHTASGNEQQSQLKNGSTTLQNHQYLHPPTGGHQQHQHPNHLVKPPEAAPRNSEYLQQQQQSKNVDSRGRPSPAQGTTAPETDPNHQTTLRKQQDHQQQQAQVATAVQRLGQPTSVATPPTPNPKPGPGGTLAATQQQSLKPLSVGSALQRAGMNAMTPITSIAVTGALMRAPSATTTASTTTHSAAGQQQQPQKQLPPTPGRKAEVVNIKKLCRMMKLAEVDSLKLRKCSVRLEKFNEGQLKMMQEDLKKFSVSEPKLAMRLGLVKKSTEMIFSKMKEDERRHTGGLPMKRKAQDETTKPEDFFSKPKLRRVEKQATPVVKKMSKEELMNTNTYQRFMSIMGKIFDQLDETEAPNIDDGDEQMECIPTSMLSNIGAEAAKLKARNAIDAIPENKLTLLITYAMRSVHLAKNLSGTELQDDLVGDECIEKILNAMEAALLICSIYTCKNTKFLQEDNIDAVIKFVQFQLRETVFPSYDPVYSVETKKKTDGKKSKKIPSYQQKGLSVLYTKIVELAKLLVTMFEKFHFVDTIVIHASALGVEPFFVDNIETLQFVCLDLVTSIFQNEKYSHHRRNIVADILSSIDRLPHSKRNLRPYKLVNNGGNIQMMTALVLQLIQCAVVLPESLGDTNPKKLNNDSINSNPKSADLFIIGKYDTALSIGGNFLATFLDKCKSRSSETDFRPLFENFIHDLLTTVNKPEWPASELLLSLLGTMLVKKMSDKGVEQSIRVVSLEYLGIVAARLRKDTVESRCKVRTMDALIKYIKIEQEKEGDEYKKGSKFQLDVEEERTEFLQKILLDFLAANAQEGNIVWNHARHFYITQWYRDIIQRKKSIAEGEKGYASRKKQAKKRKKYTSDSEHSDGADNDTDVEEVKTGVDQELNSEIFRLLDNRKTTYLSQICPFGGNGKNSTTSEIKTYIDYSNANLIVQYLASKRSFSQSFDKYLQKIILVVREPVVAIRTRAMKCLGNIVEVDQMVLARKDMQMGVHQKLLDTAISVREAAVDLVGKYILSDPELIDQYYEMISQRILDTGVSVRKRVIKILRDICIEHPEHEKIPDICVKMIRRVNDEEGIQKLVMDVFMTMWFTPCNPSDKGAMDRKITQIIDVVCSSHETGTQGFDALLKSIFEPKENKEDAKAKKEIPKALIKACQQIVDGLVDATMKLESSENKKLVGCITALHLFSKIQPQLLVNHAMTLEPYLNIRCQNAINYKFISSVAEILEQVVPLMDHPSEIFLADLESHLMMLIVTQSQAVVLSCVSCLSAVVNKITKNYALIRDCFSKFYYKGLVSSKEKLISDPSIPLEQLYRPQFRRSIYTVGLIMRYFDFKQPDVYGGAEDAQGALPANICEEVYNTLAFFLSSSHSEICKETLLSMGNFCVKNYEYLTKTELREYYNYLLTQDTVLTEMKINVLKNILMYLTEEENKMVRNDKEWAKQSQTEDLKEMGDVSSGMASRVIQIYLKETLRSFLHRSTSVRMWAMRVVEIVLRQGLVHPVQIVPYLICLSTDPEKEVAHSADRHLQEIDKQYPGFVNMKSHAGMQYSYELQVLLQKRDDNSIVRGYRIRDPQEPPSAMNGFLYTLLRNTKPQRRALVQSITKQFDDGKISLQQMLYLADNLAYFPYAVQDEPLYIIHHIDVLISVTGTNLLATFREGLKPPPGAENNPDQPANPLEDDEDDDQDVILSRLPEDTTELQNCITSAQGCMLLLILKQHLKDIYGITDCKISRYSPSEAGKIYDKAMQRRSNSLFDPKATIALLKEDEKTEGIKTKEEKVELVQRYLDFKQLMLRLDPDDPDLLDEEDRLPPKNADTNSTTTTPVKQQGSTGATEANKSNSNTPASTTNTGNSQTNNVNSNSSSSATTTAVPAAISHRTPKSSSKSSSNAQSTRKNPPVRSTRKKRRKLSTSEEDESDASDMDYD; the protein is encoded by the exons TATCCGCATCACAAACTCAAGTTTATAATTTTCCAAGCGAACATTATTCTTCCATTCAAACACACCAACAGCATTTGCAACAGCAGCAGATTTACACAAATCAGCTATTGCAGCAGGTCCAACAGCAACCGCGACAGCAGCAGCATTTTGTTCTTAGTCAATCCCCAATCACTATTCACCATTCTAACCACCCACCAGTAGTAATCCAGCAGCATTTGCCGTCGCAACACCAACCTCAGACAACGGTCCAATTTGCTCACCTGAGCCAACCTGTTGCTGCTACCAACCTTCCCTATCAACAGCAAACGCCGACACCACCACCACAAAAAGTCATTATCCGACAAGTTATTAACCTGCAAAATATTCCTTATTCCACCCCCTCAGAGAATAATCAGCTCCAGACACAGCATCAGCAAATCTTCCAGCAAACGCAGCAACATAATCAAAACGTCATAGTGGCACATCAGTCGgtcatccaaaatcagcaatcCCAGTTCCATAATCAACTTTCGCCACAATCCCAGCCGCCACAACTGCAGAAGGCTGTTGATCCACATCGCACAGTAATCCAACAGCCGCATCAAGCTTCGGCGGCAGGATCTTCCTCGAATGTGCTTCCAGGATCAGCAGCAGCTGCACCGCAGGCGGTGTCACATCCGCCTCAGCTATCCAATCACGTTGCCCAGCAGCCACAGCAACAG GTTCATAATCAACCCGTTTCGCAACAGCAATTGCACCAGAATGTGATAAACAAAAGTAATAACAACTTACACAGTAGTGCCTCAGCAACACCGGCAGGCGGCCAGCGTTTGGCTAACAACGTTCAGCAGCAGAACCTAGGAGGAATAGTGGTGAAACAGCAATCTCACACCGCCAGTGGAAACGAGCAGCAATCTCAGCTGAAAAATGGTAGCACTACCCTCCAGAACCATCAGTATCTGCATCCGCCGACAGGAGGCCACCAACAGCATCAGCATCCGAATCATCTCGTGAAACCTCCGGAGGCTGCCCCTCGGAATAGTGAATAcctgcagcagcaacaacagagTAAAAATGTGGATTCTCGAGGGCGACCCTCGCCAGCACAAGGCACAACCGCGCCGGAAACCGATCCAAATCACCAAACCACGCTGCGGAAACAGCAGGATCACCAGCAGCAGCAAGCCCAAGTTGCAACTGCGGTGCAGCGATTGGGTCAACCAACGTCAGTAGCAACACCACCAACGCCAAATCCCAAGCCGGGTCCCGGTGGAACTTTAGCCGCCACTCAACAACAAAGCCTCAAACCGCTGTCGGTCGGTAGCGCGCTACAACGAGCAGGGATGAACGCGATGACTCCCATCACATCGATTGCCGTCACGGGAGCTCTAATGAGGGCGCCATCCGCTACCACAACGGCCTCTACCACAACGCATTCTGCCGCtgggcaacaacaacaaccgcaAAAACAGCTCCCGCCGACTCCGGGCCGAAAAGCGGAAGTGGTGAACATAAAAAAGCTTTGTCGTATGATGAAACTGGCGGAGGTGGATAGTTTGAAGCTGAGGAAGTGTTCTGTCCGGCTCGAAAAGTTCAACGAAGGACAGCTCAAAATGATGCAGGAGGATCTGAAGAAGTTTTCGGTGAGTGAGCCAAAGCTGGCGATGCGGTTAGGGTTGGTGAAAAAATCAACCGAAATGATATTCAGCAAGATGAAGGAAGACGAGAGGAGGCATACGGGAGGTTTACCGATGAAACGAAAGGCTCAGGATGAAACGACCAAACCGGAGGATTTCTTCAGTAAACCCAAATTGAGAAGGGTCGAGAAACAGGCGACTCCCGTGGTTAAAAAAATGTCCAAAGAAGAGTTGATGAACACCAACACCTATCAGAGGTTTATGTCGATAATGGGGAAAATTTTCGATCAGTTGGATGAGACTGAGGCGCCTAATATTGACGACGGAGATGAGCAGATGGAGTGCATCCCAACCAGCATGCTTAGTAATATTGGAGCGGAAGCGGCCAAATTGAAGGCTCGAAACGCCATCGATGCCATTCCAGAGAACAAGCTTACACTGCTGATTACGTACGCAATGAGGTCGGTGCATTTGGCGAAGAATCTTAGCGGTACAGAGCTGCAGGATGATTTGGTTGGAGACGAATGCATCGAGAAAATTCTAAACGCGATGGAAGCAGCCTTGTTAATTTGTTCAATCTACACTTGCAAAAACACCAAATTCCTGCAGGAAGACAACATCGATGCGGTGATAAAATTTGTACAGTTTCAGTTGCGAGAAACAGTATTTCCTTCCTACGATCCGGTATATTCGGTCGAAACGAAGAAAAAGACCGATGGCAAAAAGTCGAAAAAGATTCCCAGTTATCAACAGAAGGGTCTTTCGGTGCTTTacacaaaaattgttgaactGGCTAAACTGCTAGTGACAATGTTCGAAAAGTTTCACTTTGTTGACACGATTGTGATTCACGCTTCCGCCCTCGGAGTGGAACCTTTTTTCGTCGATAACATTGAAACGCTTCAGTTCGTCTGTCTCGACCTGGTAACGTCCATATTTCAGAATGAAAAGTATTCGCACCATCGAAGAAACATCGTCGCGGATATTCTTTCTTCGATCGATCGTCTTCCGCACTCGAAACGGAACCTTCGCCCGTACAAGCTAGTCAACAACGGTGGCAACATCCAGATGATGACGGCTCTCGTGCTCCAGTTGATCCAATGCGCTGTGGTGCTGCCTGAATCGCTGGGCGATACGAATCCCAAGAAACTGAACAACGACTCCATCAACAGCAATCCGAAGTCGGCGGATCTTTTCATCATCGGCAAGTATGATACGGCACTAAGCATCGGGGGTAACTTTCTGGCAACCTTTCTGGACAAATGCAAGAGCCGTTCGAGTGAAACCGATTTCCGTCCATTGTTCGAGAATTTTATCCACGATCTGCTAACCACAGTGAACAAACCTGAATGGCCTGCGTCGGAACTGTTGCTGAGCCTGCTGGGGACTATGTTAGTGAAGAAGATGTCCGACAAAGGCGTAGAACAGTCCATTCGGGTGGTCTCGTTAGAGTATCTGGGGATTGTGGCCGCGCGGTTACGCAAGGACACCGTCGAGTCGCGCTGCAAGGTGCGAACGATGGATGCACTCATCAAGTACATCAAAATCGAACAGGAGAAGGAAGGTGACGAGTATAAGAAGGGCTCCAAATTTCAGCTGGATGTGGAGGAAGAAAGGACTGAATTTCTGCAGAAAATTTTGCTAGATTTTCTGGCCGCAAATGCACAGGAAGGGAATATCGTGTGGAACCACGCAAGGCATTTCTACATTACCCAGTGGTATCGGGACATTATCCAGCGGAAGAAGAGTATAGCGGAGGGCGAGAAGGGGTATGCGTCTCGAAAGAAACAGgcgaaaaagaggaaaaaatataCCAGCGATTCGGAACACTCGGATGGTGCTGATAATGACACGGACGTCGAGGAAGTCAAAACCGGTGTCGATCAGGAGTTGAATAGTGAAATTTTTCGATTGCTGGACAATCGGAAAACTACCTATCTGTCCCAAATTTGTCCGTTCGGTGGAAACGGCAAAAATTCCACAACCAGTGAAATTAAAACCTACATCGATTATAGCAATGCGAATCTGATCGTGCAGTATCTTGCCAGCAAGCGGTCGTTTTCGCAGAGTTTCGATaaatacctgcagaaaattataCTAGTCGTGCGAGAGCCGGTGGTGGCGATACGAACCCGGGCGATGAAATGCCTCGGCAATATCGTTGAGGTGGACCAGATGGTGCTCGCACGCAAGGACATGCAGATGGGTGTCCACCAGAAGCTGCTCGATACTGCCATCTCGGTGCGGGAAGCTGCGGTAGATTTGGTGGGGAAGTACATCCTCTCCGATCCAGAACTGATCGATCAGTATTATGAGATGATTTCGCAGCGGATACTG GATACGGGTGTGTCTGTGAGGAAACGGGTAATTAAAATTCTTCGAGACATCTGCATTGAACATCCGGAGCATGAGAAAATTCCAGATATTTGCGTGAAAATGATTCGACGAGTGAATGACGAGGAGGGTATCCAGAAACTGGTAATGGACGTCTTTATGACGATGTGGTTCACACCGTGCAATCCTAGTGATAAG GGAGCGATGGATAGGAAAATTACTCAGATAATCGACGTTGTTTGCTCTTCCCATGAGACTGGAACTCAGGGCTTTGACGCACTGTTGAAATCG ATCTTCGAACCGAAGGAAAACAAGGAGGACGCGAAGGCAAAGAAGGAAATTCCCAAGGCGCTGATCAAGGCTTGTCAGCAGATTGTGGACGGTTTGGTCGATGCGACGATGAAACTGGAGAGTTCCGAAAATAAAAAGCTCGTCGGTTGCATCACGGCACTGCATCTGTTCTCGAAAATTCAACCTCAGTTGCTGGTGAATCACGCGATGACCCTGGAACCGTACCTCAACATTCGCTGCCAGAATGCCATCAACTACAAATTTATCAGTAGTGTGGCGGAAATATTGGAACAG GTGGTTCCCCTGATGGATCATCCCAGTGAGATATTTCTTGCCGATTTGGAGTCGCATCTGATGATGCTGATTGTGACACAGAGCCAAGCAGTGGTGCTTAGTTGCGTTTCCTGCTTGTCGGCTGTGGTGAACAAGATTACCAAGAACTACGCACTGATACGAGACTGTTTTTCAAA ATTTTACTACAAGGGTTTGGTGTCGAGTAAAGAGAAACTAATATCTGACCCGTCAATACCACTGGAGCAGTTGTATCGACCCCAGTTCAGGCGAAGTATTTATACGGTTGGGTTGATAATGCGATACTTCGATTTTAAACAGCCGGATGTTTATGGCGGTGCTGAGGATGCGCAAG GAGCGCTGCCGGCCAACATATGCGAGGAGGTGTACAACACGTTGGCATTCTTTCTCTCCAGTAGTCACAGTGAAATCTGCAAAGAAACCCTGCTGTCGATGGGCAATTTTTGCGTGAAAAATTACGAGTACTTGACGAAGACAGAGCTGCGGGAATACTACAACTATTTGCTAACGCAAGACACCGTTCTAACGGAGATGAAAATAAACGTCCTGAAAAATATTCTCATGTATTTGACGGAGGAGGAGAACAAAATGGTTCGCAATGATAAAGAAT GGGCTAAGCAATCGCAAACGGAGGATCTGAAAGAGATGGGTGACGTGTCATCCGGTATGGCGAGTAGGGTGATTCAAATCTATTTGAAAGAGACATTACGGAGTTTCCTGCATCGGAGTACTAGCGTGCGGATGTGGGCGATGCGAGTGGTTGAGATTGTGCTGCGGCAGGGTTTGGTGCATCCAGTACAAATAGTTCCTTATTTAATATGTTTAAGTACGGATCCGGAAAAAGAg GTTGCACATAGTGCGGACCGTCATCTCCAGGAGATCGATAAGCAGTATCCAGGTTTTGTAAATATGAAATCTCACGCCGGTATGCAGTATTCCTATGAACTGCAAGTTTTGCTGCAAAAGCGGGACGATAATAGTATAGTTAGAGGTTATAG GATCCGAGATCCTCAGGAACCACCTAGTGCGATGAATGGTTTCTTGTACACACTGTTACGCAATACAAAACCCCAGCGACGAGCACTGGTCCAGTCGATAACGAAGCAATTTGACGACGGGAAAATCTCGCTGCAGCAAATGCTCTATCTGGCCGACAATCTAGCCTACTTTCCGTACGCAGTGCAGGACGAGCCATTGTATATAATACATCATATTGATGTGTTGATTTCTGTTACCGGTACCAATCTTCTGGCTACATTTCGGGAGGGACTGAAGCCACCGCCTGGTGCGGAGAACAATCCCGATCAGC CTGCCAATCCTCTGGAGGATGATGAGGATGACGATCAGGATGTGATTCTCAGTCGACTGCCAGAAGATACGACCGAACTCCAGAATTGCATCACATCTGCGCAAGGTTGTATGCTTCTACTAATACTCAAGCAGCATTTGAAAGATATCTATGGTATCACAGACTG taaaatatCCCGCTATTCGCCATCAGAAGCGGGAAAAATCTACGATAAGGCTATGCAGAGGAGATCAAATTCACTGTTTGATCCAAAGGCGACCATTGCTTTACTGAAGGAAGATGAAAAAACAGAAGGCATTAAGACGAAAGAGGAGAAAGTCGAGCTGGTGCAGAGATACCTGGAT TTCAAACAATTGATGCTGCGGCTTGATCCAGACGATCCGGACCTGCTGGACGAGGAGGATCGTCTTCCTCCCAAGAATGCCGATACTAATTCCACTACAACGACGCCTGTAAAGCAGCAAGGTTCGACCGGTGCGACCGAGGCTAACAAGAGTAACAGCAATACTCCCGCCAGCACCACCAACACCGGAAATTCACAAACAAACAATGTAAATAGCAATAGCAGTAGTAGTGCGACGACCACCGCTGTCCCAGCAGCCATCAGCCATCGCACCCCAAAATCTTCCTCAAAGTCGTCATCGAACGCTCAGTCGACCCGCAAGAACCCGCCTGTGCGAAGTACCCGCAAAAAGCGACGGAAACTGTCCACCTCCGAGGAGGATGAAAGTGACGCCAGTGATATGGATTATGACTAA